A part of Pseudomonas sp. HR96 genomic DNA contains:
- the uvrB gene encoding excinuclease ABC subunit UvrB — protein sequence MSEFQLVTRFEPAGDQPEAIRQMVEGIEAGLAHQTLLGVTGSGKTFSIANVIAQVQRPTLVLAPNKTLAAQLYGEFKAFFPNNAVEYFVSYYDYYQPEAYVPSSDTFIEKDASINDHIEQMRLSATKALLERKDAIIVTTVSCIYGLGSPETYLKMVLHVDRGDKLDQRALLRRLADLQYTRNEMDFARATFRVRGDVIDVFPAESDLEAIRIELFDDEVENIAAFDPLTGEVIRKLPRFTFYPKSHYVTPRETLLGAIEGIKEELQQRLTYLRDSNKLVEAQRLEQRTRFDLEMILELGYCNGIENYSRYLSGRPAGAPPPTLYDYLPPDALLIIDESHVSVPQVGAMYKGDRSRKETLVEYGFRLPSALDNRPMRFDEWEAVSPQTIFVSATPGNYEAEHAGRIIEMVVRPTGLVDPQVEIRPALTQVDDLLSEIKKNVGIDERVLVTTLTKRMAEDLTDYLADHDVRVRYLHSDIDTVERVEIIRDLRLGTFDVLVGINLLREGLDMPEVSLVAILDADKEGFLRSERSMIQTIGRAARNLNGRAILYADRMTGSMERAISETERRREKQINFNLEHGITPKGVIKDVADIMEGATVPGSRSKKRKGMAKAAEENAKYEAELRSPSEINKRIRQLEEKMYQLARDLEFEAAAQMRDEIGKLRERLLKV from the coding sequence ATGTCCGAATTCCAGCTAGTCACGCGCTTCGAGCCTGCCGGCGATCAGCCCGAGGCCATTCGTCAGATGGTCGAAGGCATCGAGGCCGGCCTGGCCCACCAGACCCTGCTCGGAGTGACCGGCTCGGGCAAGACCTTCTCCATTGCCAACGTGATCGCCCAGGTGCAGCGCCCGACCTTGGTGCTGGCGCCGAACAAGACGCTGGCCGCGCAGTTGTACGGCGAATTCAAGGCATTCTTCCCGAACAATGCCGTGGAGTATTTCGTTTCCTATTACGACTACTACCAGCCGGAAGCCTACGTGCCGTCGTCGGACACCTTCATCGAGAAGGACGCCTCGATCAACGACCACATCGAACAGATGCGCCTGTCGGCGACCAAGGCCTTGCTGGAGCGCAAGGACGCCATCATCGTCACCACGGTGTCGTGCATCTACGGCCTGGGCAGCCCGGAAACCTACCTGAAGATGGTCCTGCACGTGGACCGCGGCGACAAACTCGACCAGCGCGCCCTGCTGCGCCGCCTGGCCGACCTGCAATACACCCGCAACGAGATGGACTTCGCCCGCGCCACGTTTCGCGTGCGCGGCGACGTGATCGACGTATTCCCCGCCGAATCGGACCTGGAGGCCATCCGCATCGAGCTGTTCGACGACGAAGTGGAGAACATCGCCGCCTTCGACCCGCTGACCGGCGAGGTCATCCGCAAGCTGCCGCGCTTCACCTTCTACCCCAAGAGCCACTACGTGACGCCACGCGAGACTCTGCTGGGGGCCATCGAAGGCATCAAGGAAGAGCTGCAGCAGCGCCTGACCTACCTGCGCGACAGCAATAAACTGGTGGAAGCCCAGCGCCTGGAGCAGCGCACCCGGTTCGACCTGGAGATGATCCTCGAACTGGGCTACTGCAACGGCATCGAAAACTACTCGCGCTACCTCTCCGGGCGCCCGGCCGGCGCGCCGCCGCCAACGCTCTATGATTACCTGCCGCCCGACGCGTTGCTGATCATCGACGAGTCCCACGTCAGCGTGCCGCAGGTCGGCGCCATGTATAAAGGCGACCGCTCGCGCAAGGAAACCCTGGTGGAATACGGTTTCCGCCTGCCCTCGGCGCTGGACAACCGGCCGATGCGCTTCGACGAATGGGAGGCGGTCAGCCCGCAGACCATCTTCGTCTCGGCGACGCCGGGCAACTACGAGGCCGAGCACGCCGGGCGGATCATCGAAATGGTGGTGCGCCCCACCGGCCTGGTCGACCCGCAGGTAGAAATACGTCCGGCACTGACCCAGGTCGACGATCTGCTGTCGGAGATCAAGAAGAACGTCGGCATCGACGAGCGTGTGCTGGTCACCACCCTGACCAAGCGCATGGCCGAAGACCTGACCGATTACCTGGCCGACCATGACGTGCGGGTACGCTACCTGCACTCGGACATCGACACCGTGGAACGGGTGGAAATCATCCGCGACCTGCGCCTGGGGACCTTTGACGTGCTGGTGGGCATCAACCTGCTGCGCGAGGGCCTGGACATGCCCGAAGTGTCGCTGGTGGCGATTCTCGACGCCGACAAGGAGGGCTTCCTGCGCTCGGAGCGCTCGATGATCCAGACCATCGGCCGCGCCGCGCGCAACCTCAACGGTCGCGCCATTCTCTACGCCGACCGCATGACCGGCTCGATGGAGCGGGCGATCAGCGAGACCGAGCGCCGCCGCGAGAAGCAGATCAACTTCAACCTGGAGCATGGCATCACCCCCAAAGGGGTGATCAAGGACGTCGCCGACATCATGGAAGGTGCCACTGTGCCGGGTTCGCGCAGCAAGAAGCGCAAGGGCATGGCCAAGGCCGCCGAAGAGAACGCCAAGTACGAGGCCGAACTGCGCTCGCCGAGCGAGATCAACAAGCG
- a CDS encoding amino acid aminotransferase — MSLFSAVQLAPRDPILGLNEAFNADPRATKVNLGVGVYCNEEGRIPLLRAVVQAETQRVAQHAARGYLPIDGIVAYDQAVQKLLFGAESPLLVNGQVVTAQAVGGTGALKIGADFLKQLNPDAVVAISDPSWENHRALFETAGFEVRNYRYYDATSHDVNRSGMLEDLDALPAGAIVVLHACCHNPTGVDLTPADWARVLETVKAKGLVPFLDMAYQGFGAGIHEDAAAVRLFAESGLSFFVSSSFSKSFSLYGERVGALSIVTQSREEAGRVLSQVKRVIRTNYSNPPTHGATIVASVLNSPELRAQWEAELGEMRQRIRGMREQMVADLAAQAPDHDFSFVARQNGMFSYSGLSVEQVGRLRSEFGIYALDTGRICVAALNQNNIEQVVKAIVAVL, encoded by the coding sequence ATGAGCTTGTTCTCCGCTGTCCAATTGGCACCCCGCGATCCTATCCTGGGCCTCAACGAAGCATTCAACGCCGACCCACGGGCCACCAAGGTCAACTTGGGCGTAGGCGTGTACTGCAACGAAGAGGGGCGAATTCCCCTGCTGCGTGCCGTGGTCCAAGCCGAAACCCAGCGCGTGGCCCAGCATGCCGCTCGCGGCTACCTGCCGATCGATGGCATCGTCGCCTACGACCAGGCGGTGCAGAAACTGCTGTTCGGCGCCGAGTCGCCACTCCTGGTCAACGGCCAGGTAGTCACTGCGCAAGCCGTTGGCGGCACCGGCGCCCTGAAGATCGGCGCCGACTTTCTCAAGCAGCTCAACCCCGACGCCGTCGTCGCCATCAGCGATCCGAGCTGGGAAAACCACCGCGCCCTGTTCGAAACGGCCGGCTTCGAAGTGCGCAACTATCGCTACTATGATGCGACCAGCCACGACGTGAACCGTTCCGGCATGCTCGAAGACCTCGACGCCCTGCCCGCCGGCGCCATTGTCGTGCTGCACGCCTGCTGCCACAACCCGACCGGCGTCGACCTGACCCCAGCCGACTGGGCCAGGGTGCTGGAAACCGTCAAGGCCAAGGGCCTGGTGCCCTTCCTCGACATGGCCTACCAGGGTTTCGGCGCCGGCATCCACGAAGACGCCGCCGCTGTACGCCTGTTCGCCGAGTCGGGCCTGAGCTTCTTCGTCTCCAGCTCGTTCTCCAAGTCCTTCTCGCTGTACGGCGAGCGGGTCGGTGCGCTGTCCATCGTCACCCAGTCGCGCGAAGAAGCCGGTCGCGTGCTGTCCCAGGTCAAACGCGTGATCCGCACCAACTACTCCAACCCGCCGACCCACGGTGCCACCATCGTTGCCAGCGTGCTCAACAGCCCCGAGCTGCGCGCCCAGTGGGAAGCCGAGCTGGGCGAGATGCGCCAGCGCATCCGCGGCATGCGCGAGCAGATGGTCGCCGACCTCGCCGCCCAGGCACCCGACCACGACTTCAGTTTCGTCGCCCGGCAGAACGGCATGTTCTCCTACTCCGGCCTGAGCGTGGAGCAGGTCGGCCGCCTGCGCAGCGAGTTCGGCATCTACGCGCTGGACACCGGGCGCATCTGTGTGGCGGCGCTGAACCAGAACAACATCGAGCAGGTGGTCAAGGCTATCGTTGCGGTGCTGTGA
- a CDS encoding fimbrial protein — MKKTLLFTPLAMLLGASLAHANSGNMAFEGRINAATCIVTPGAGAGGGAGNIAVDLGTVALTDVGSGSTIGSGSSSFSLNVNCADGVAGLDTVHMSFDPRSGSGMDPDAPALLQIANAGAAESAVGVGIGLFDATDTLLALNANGVITAPLTVDGAGAGTATMQVKAGYMFNTVASPRGGAADGVLPFTLKYE; from the coding sequence ATGAAAAAAACACTGTTGTTCACTCCGCTGGCCATGTTGCTTGGCGCCAGCCTGGCTCATGCCAACTCCGGCAACATGGCCTTCGAAGGCAGGATCAATGCGGCCACCTGCATTGTCACCCCCGGGGCCGGCGCTGGCGGTGGTGCCGGCAATATCGCGGTCGACCTGGGCACTGTGGCACTGACGGATGTCGGCAGCGGCTCCACCATCGGTAGTGGCTCCAGCTCGTTCAGCCTGAACGTCAATTGTGCCGACGGGGTGGCAGGGCTGGATACCGTGCACATGTCCTTCGATCCGCGCTCCGGCTCCGGCATGGACCCCGACGCCCCAGCGTTGCTGCAGATCGCCAACGCCGGCGCGGCTGAGTCGGCAGTCGGCGTCGGCATCGGCCTCTTCGATGCCACCGATACCCTTCTGGCGCTCAACGCCAACGGCGTAATCACCGCACCGCTGACAGTGGATGGCGCTGGTGCAGGCACCGCAACCATGCAAGTCAAAGCCGGTTACATGTTCAACACCGTGGCGAGTCCTCGAGGCGGCGCGGCCGACGGCGTACTCCCTTTCACCCTGAAATACGAGTGA
- a CDS encoding fimbrial protein has product MKKILLLTTLAVALGSHGLAQANTGTINFTGNITTSTCEVRPGAGTGGSLDNILVPMGEVSFHDLGSVTEPVGGAVAINLELTCDGIDDVTDVRMSFDPRSGSGLDTDPRLLSVTTGAGAAAGVAVAIVDDSNNIVNLGAGEGIEAKLIIGAGGTATADLSMRAAYVLNGTAPVPGDANAHMPFTLSYF; this is encoded by the coding sequence ATGAAAAAAATCCTTTTGCTGACCACTCTGGCAGTCGCCCTTGGCAGCCACGGCCTGGCCCAGGCCAACACTGGCACGATCAATTTCACCGGCAATATCACCACCTCTACCTGTGAAGTTCGCCCAGGTGCCGGTACCGGGGGCAGTTTGGACAACATTCTCGTGCCTATGGGCGAAGTGTCTTTCCATGACCTGGGCTCTGTGACCGAACCGGTGGGTGGCGCCGTGGCCATCAACCTCGAACTGACGTGCGATGGTATCGACGACGTGACCGACGTGCGGATGTCCTTCGACCCACGCAGCGGCTCGGGCCTGGATACCGATCCACGCTTGCTGAGCGTCACCACGGGTGCCGGCGCTGCGGCTGGGGTTGCCGTCGCAATCGTCGATGACAGCAACAACATCGTCAACCTCGGGGCCGGTGAAGGCATCGAGGCCAAGCTGATCATCGGCGCCGGCGGCACCGCCACCGCCGACCTGAGCATGCGCGCAGCCTACGTGCTCAACGGCACCGCCCCGGTGCCAGGCGACGCCAACGCCCATATGCCGTTCACCCTCAGCTACTTCTAG
- a CDS encoding molecular chaperone, with the protein MLRKTRNIVALAAAFALAESAHAAMTLNTTRVIFDTRFKEASLEAFNRSGQPILLQSWLESDTDAQAPVPFAVSPPLAKMPGESRQKLRVLYQGSGVPGDRESVFWLNVQEIPQSSQQQNVLQLAIRQRIKVFYRPPGLQGTANEAPAQVAWQLVSTPAGTVVRAHNPSAYHVNLAQLKLAASGYAGEMTESLMIRPGETRDIAINVPAPRTQVRLDVRTINDFGASVAHSGQVNFTGTSHVAAGNASTDNSNP; encoded by the coding sequence ATGCTTCGCAAGACCCGCAACATCGTTGCCTTGGCCGCTGCCTTCGCATTGGCGGAATCTGCCCATGCCGCAATGACGTTGAACACCACCCGTGTGATCTTCGACACGCGCTTCAAGGAAGCCAGCCTTGAAGCCTTCAATCGCAGTGGCCAGCCTATCCTGCTGCAATCCTGGCTGGAATCGGATACCGACGCCCAGGCGCCAGTGCCGTTCGCGGTCAGCCCGCCGTTGGCGAAAATGCCCGGAGAAAGCCGGCAGAAACTTCGAGTGCTATACCAGGGCTCGGGAGTACCTGGCGACCGTGAATCGGTGTTCTGGCTCAACGTCCAGGAAATACCGCAAAGCAGCCAACAGCAGAATGTGTTGCAGCTGGCGATACGTCAACGCATCAAGGTCTTCTACCGACCGCCAGGCCTGCAGGGTACGGCCAACGAAGCGCCTGCGCAGGTCGCCTGGCAGCTGGTGTCCACGCCAGCCGGCACCGTGGTCCGCGCGCACAACCCTTCGGCTTATCACGTCAACCTGGCCCAGCTGAAGCTGGCAGCCAGCGGTTATGCCGGCGAGATGACCGAGAGCCTGATGATACGACCCGGCGAAACCCGGGACATCGCCATCAACGTTCCGGCTCCGCGCACCCAGGTGCGCCTGGACGTGCGCACGATCAACGATTTCGGTGCCAGCGTGGCCCACTCGGGCCAGGTCAATTTTACCGGGACGAGCCATGTCGCGGCCGGCAACGCCAGCACCGACAACTCCAACCCGTGA
- a CDS encoding fimbria/pilus outer membrane usher protein, whose translation MSNNLPFIASSTAVLPLGTLCLALAPASATLAYAQTLPEVTEERRASAPVGFNTRFLFGNGQDVDLQAFLEGSQVAAGVYRVDVTVNRESIGRHDVRFAPAPGSDEVQACLLPELLELSAIDLVALERRGLIDLSATDTCIRLPEVIAFSTVDYNPNALTLKISVPQASITRRNRGYIDPSLWDSGVTAGFINYGLSVRHGRNQGQKSEAATLTTFNGFNIGPWRLRNQSTLHTATHTASDFSSNRTYAERDITPWKSQLAVGDTYDTTQIFDSIRFRGVSLRSDDAMLPDSQRGYAPVIRGTAETNATVEVRQNNFLLLSTNVSPGPFELTEIFPSGSNGDLEITIVEADGRRRQFTQSFSVLPRMVREGMLKHTLAAGKVASNNTDQAEPGFVSGTLTYGLLADTTVYGGLQWADAYKAHNIGLTFNTPIGAISSDVTRSQSEVQGRQKVGASSRLLYARTLHSTNTSLVLSSYRYSTENYRSLNEHVNDVSFPHRATGVGRARSRFDATVNQSLGRAQGSLYLTNIQQRYWNLPGGSQSLQAGYSNNWKDLTYNLSVSRDKNPQGMNGEGDTRFMLSLSLPLHGYGRNTRLTSTTNTRSNGDYQTNDGLSGSAPYADTTYSLTAGHDRHGGSSGSASGHSRTDAAAFNAGLSVGRDYENYNAGISGSIVAHAGGINLGHTVGETFALIEAAGVPNAPISGYESVTTGQNGFAIVPHVTAYRSNWIGLDTRDLGPDVEIETSSQQVIPRRGSVTQASFTTKQGRRVQFSLQDAQGRPLPFGAVVVNDAYETLAVVDPMGRALMLVDSDKGHLKVKRGNEECDLTFNLPPKSAEAFYEEITVVCQ comes from the coding sequence ATGAGCAATAACCTCCCATTCATCGCTTCCTCCACAGCCGTTCTGCCGTTGGGAACTCTCTGCCTGGCCTTGGCGCCGGCCAGCGCGACCCTGGCCTATGCCCAGACGCTGCCCGAAGTCACCGAGGAGCGGCGAGCCAGCGCCCCTGTGGGTTTCAATACGCGCTTTCTTTTTGGCAATGGCCAGGACGTGGACCTGCAGGCCTTTCTGGAGGGCAGCCAGGTCGCGGCGGGTGTGTATCGCGTCGACGTCACGGTGAATCGCGAGTCCATTGGCCGCCACGACGTGCGTTTTGCGCCCGCCCCTGGCAGCGATGAGGTGCAGGCGTGCCTGCTCCCGGAATTGCTCGAGCTGAGCGCCATCGATCTGGTCGCGCTTGAACGCCGAGGACTGATCGACCTCAGTGCAACCGACACCTGCATCCGCTTGCCCGAGGTCATCGCATTCAGCACGGTGGACTACAACCCCAATGCGCTGACCCTGAAGATCAGCGTGCCGCAAGCCTCCATCACCCGCCGCAATCGGGGTTATATCGATCCCTCGCTCTGGGACAGCGGCGTCACTGCCGGTTTCATCAACTACGGCCTGAGTGTGCGTCACGGCCGCAACCAGGGGCAAAAATCCGAAGCTGCAACACTGACCACCTTCAATGGTTTCAACATTGGGCCCTGGCGGCTGCGCAACCAGTCCACTTTGCACACCGCGACCCACACCGCTTCGGACTTCTCAAGCAACCGCACCTATGCCGAACGCGACATAACGCCTTGGAAAAGCCAGCTGGCTGTAGGCGACACCTATGACACCACGCAAATCTTTGACAGCATTCGCTTTCGAGGGGTATCGCTGCGCTCCGACGACGCCATGCTGCCCGACAGCCAGCGCGGATACGCGCCGGTCATCCGCGGCACAGCGGAAACCAACGCCACGGTAGAGGTCCGGCAGAACAATTTTCTGCTCCTGAGCACCAACGTATCGCCCGGGCCCTTCGAGCTGACCGAGATCTTCCCCAGTGGCTCGAACGGTGACCTGGAGATCACCATCGTCGAGGCTGACGGTCGGCGCCGGCAGTTCACCCAGAGCTTCTCGGTATTGCCGCGGATGGTCCGCGAAGGCATGCTCAAGCACACCCTGGCGGCGGGCAAGGTCGCCAGCAACAACACCGACCAGGCCGAACCTGGCTTCGTGTCTGGCACCCTGACCTACGGCCTGCTGGCCGACACCACGGTCTATGGCGGGCTGCAGTGGGCCGACGCCTACAAGGCGCACAACATCGGGTTGACCTTCAACACCCCCATCGGGGCGATCTCTTCCGACGTCACCCGCTCGCAAAGCGAGGTACAGGGCAGGCAAAAAGTGGGGGCCAGCTCGCGCCTGCTGTATGCGCGAACCTTGCACAGCACCAACACCTCGCTGGTGCTGTCGAGCTACCGTTACTCCACCGAAAATTATCGGTCGTTGAACGAGCACGTCAACGACGTCAGTTTTCCTCACCGTGCGACAGGAGTTGGCCGGGCCCGCTCACGTTTTGATGCCACCGTGAACCAATCCCTGGGCAGAGCGCAGGGCTCGCTGTACCTGACCAACATTCAACAGCGCTATTGGAACCTGCCTGGCGGATCACAAAGCCTGCAGGCAGGCTATTCGAACAACTGGAAGGACCTGACCTATAACCTTTCTGTCAGCCGCGACAAGAACCCTCAAGGCATGAACGGCGAAGGCGATACTCGTTTCATGCTGTCCCTGAGCCTGCCGCTGCACGGCTATGGTCGAAATACCCGCCTGACCTCGACAACCAACACCCGTAGCAACGGCGACTACCAAACCAACGACGGCCTCTCCGGCTCGGCCCCCTACGCCGACACCACCTACTCGCTGACGGCGGGGCACGACCGTCACGGGGGCAGCTCGGGTTCGGCTTCCGGCCACAGCCGTACTGATGCCGCGGCCTTCAATGCCGGCCTCTCCGTAGGGCGCGATTACGAAAACTACAACGCAGGCATCAGTGGCTCGATCGTGGCCCACGCTGGCGGCATCAATCTTGGTCACACGGTAGGCGAAACCTTCGCCCTGATCGAAGCCGCCGGCGTGCCGAATGCCCCGATCTCCGGCTATGAATCGGTGACGACCGGTCAAAACGGCTTCGCCATTGTTCCCCATGTGACCGCGTACCGCTCCAACTGGATCGGCCTGGACACTCGAGATCTCGGCCCCGATGTGGAAATCGAAACTTCGAGCCAGCAGGTCATCCCCCGACGCGGTTCGGTGACCCAAGCGTCCTTCACCACCAAGCAAGGGCGCCGGGTGCAATTCAGCCTGCAGGATGCGCAGGGACGGCCGCTGCCGTTTGGCGCCGTTGTTGTAAATGATGCTTACGAGACACTGGCCGTAGTCGACCCCATGGGTCGCGCATTGATGCTTGTCGATAGTGACAAAGGACACCTGAAAGTGAAGCGGGGGAATGAGGAATGTGATCTGACGTTCAACCTTCCGCCCAAATCCGCAGAAGCGTTCTACGAAGAAATAACTGTTGTCTGCCAATGA
- a CDS encoding molecular chaperone, which yields MRTFTLALVAALLLPLASPANAAITLASSRLVFEHGLKEQTLIVIHEGSEPVLLQAWLDGGTTAEGLVQVPFAVTPALVKMPMQHQQTLRVFYQGNGLAEDRESVVWLNVQEAPLAREDSNELQIAMRQRIKVFYRPKGLDGDPFAATAALQWTLSEDGRRLHLHNPSNYHVSMLRLAVEAAEPEEIVDRLMIGPQQEHSFELAGVLGKGAAVTLRSINDFGGQDDYRVTLNTGLAAQAEKVTSAPVAQKAAAQAPMEK from the coding sequence ATGCGCACATTTACCTTGGCCCTGGTGGCTGCGCTGCTGCTGCCGCTGGCCTCGCCGGCCAACGCTGCCATTACCCTGGCCTCAAGCCGCCTGGTCTTCGAACACGGCTTGAAGGAGCAGACCCTGATCGTCATTCACGAGGGCAGCGAACCTGTTCTGCTGCAAGCCTGGCTGGACGGCGGCACCACGGCCGAGGGCCTGGTGCAGGTCCCCTTTGCCGTCACGCCGGCTTTGGTCAAGATGCCTATGCAGCATCAACAAACCCTGCGGGTGTTTTACCAGGGCAACGGCCTGGCCGAAGATCGTGAGTCGGTGGTGTGGCTGAACGTCCAGGAGGCTCCTCTGGCCCGAGAAGACAGCAATGAGCTGCAGATCGCCATGCGCCAGCGGATCAAGGTGTTCTACCGACCCAAGGGGCTGGACGGTGATCCTTTCGCGGCCACGGCAGCCTTGCAGTGGACCCTGAGTGAAGATGGCCGTCGCCTGCATCTGCACAATCCGAGTAACTACCACGTTTCCATGTTGCGGCTGGCGGTGGAGGCGGCAGAACCCGAGGAGATCGTCGATCGGTTGATGATCGGCCCGCAGCAGGAGCACAGCTTCGAGTTGGCCGGCGTGCTGGGCAAAGGCGCAGCCGTGACGCTACGCAGCATCAACGATTTCGGCGGCCAGGATGATTATCGAGTCACCCTGAACACAGGATTGGCCGCGCAGGCGGAAAAGGTCACGAGTGCGCCGGTTGCTCAAAAAGCGGCGGCACAGGCGCCTATGGAAAAGTAG
- a CDS encoding DUF1285 domain-containing protein, which produces MSDTAKPHDLLGQIPASKGPAPVHLWNPPFCGDIDMRIARDGTWYYLGTPIGRKPMVKLFSSIIRRDGEDYFLVTPVEKVGIKVDDAPFVAVTLEVEGEGEQQVLRFTTQVDEVVEAGPEHPLRFEFDPVTEEPRPYLNVRGNLDALIHRNVFYQLVELALAAQHPDEQALGVWSQGRYFSIGACAAAF; this is translated from the coding sequence ATGAGTGACACCGCCAAGCCCCATGACCTGCTAGGGCAGATCCCCGCAAGCAAGGGGCCAGCGCCGGTGCATCTGTGGAACCCGCCGTTCTGCGGCGATATCGACATGCGCATTGCCCGCGACGGCACCTGGTACTACCTGGGCACGCCGATAGGGCGCAAGCCGATGGTCAAGCTGTTCTCTTCCATCATCCGCCGTGACGGCGAGGATTATTTCCTGGTGACGCCCGTGGAGAAGGTGGGTATCAAGGTGGACGATGCGCCGTTCGTGGCGGTGACCCTGGAGGTTGAAGGGGAGGGGGAGCAGCAGGTGTTGCGCTTTACTACTCAAGTCGACGAGGTAGTCGAGGCGGGGCCCGAGCATCCACTGCGGTTCGAGTTCGACCCGGTCACCGAGGAGCCCAGGCCGTATCTGAATGTGCGCGGCAACCTCGATGCGCTGATTCACCGCAATGTGTTCTATCAATTGGTCGAGCTGGCGTTGGCAGCGCAGCACCCGGATGAGCAGGCGCTTGGCGTCTGGAGCCAGGGCCGCTACTTTTCCATAGGCGCCTGTGCCGCCGCTTTTTGA
- a CDS encoding DUF4823 domain-containing protein: MRNLVLLLALLSLGGCMSVSDMGQVVHDEMSDAGVLDHAKTQRSNNFRLQADSYIYIGQGAFGPPGNAYPRPNVVAEEAFNSFVEYFPMVRRARGPLGLDAALGEARSAGAHYLLYCRFARADDRIGNYDEWADQEAVDRLGVDTGVIQVMVIETSTRYLIDTATIRMRGGLLTMHDHKPADLLGPPLREYARQLLGSSDRPDFN; the protein is encoded by the coding sequence ATGCGTAACCTGGTTCTGTTGTTGGCGCTGCTGTCGCTGGGTGGGTGCATGAGTGTCAGCGACATGGGCCAGGTGGTCCATGACGAAATGAGCGATGCCGGCGTGCTCGACCATGCCAAGACCCAGCGCTCGAACAACTTCCGCCTGCAGGCCGATTCCTACATCTACATCGGCCAGGGCGCCTTCGGCCCGCCGGGCAACGCCTACCCGCGGCCCAATGTGGTGGCCGAAGAGGCCTTCAACAGCTTCGTCGAATACTTCCCCATGGTCCGCCGCGCCCGTGGCCCGCTGGGCCTGGACGCCGCCTTGGGCGAAGCGCGTTCAGCCGGCGCGCATTACCTGCTGTACTGCCGTTTCGCACGCGCCGATGACCGTATCGGCAACTATGACGAATGGGCCGACCAGGAAGCGGTCGACCGCCTGGGCGTCGACACTGGGGTGATCCAGGTGATGGTCATCGAGACCAGCACCCGCTACCTGATCGACACCGCGACCATCCGCATGCGCGGCGGATTGCTGACGATGCACGATCACAAACCGGCCGATTTGCTTGGCCCCCCCCTCAGGGAATACGCTCGTCAGCTATTGGGCAGCAGTGACCGCCCCGACTTCAATTAA
- a CDS encoding GTP 3',8-cyclase MoaA: protein MIVDRQGRRLRNLRVSLTSACNYACTYCVPDGKRLVAAQHELSAEALGRGVAYLIEAAGIERLRITGGEPLISPKLDALLEAVAPLGLQDISLTTNGQLLARKLPVLLAAGIRRINVSLDTLDATAFRAIARGGDLATVLAGIEQAAAAGLRIKINMVPLRGQNLDQVLPLLDYCLARGFELRFIELMRMGHLARDGKAFNQQFASLEQLLELIGQRHPFQQAEAPLDATALRYEIPGKGFFGVIANESVPFCRTCSRLRLSSTGWLHGCLSSSNRHQVGDLFDKPRHQALPALQRLLVQALADKQELAFSGGATVMKVIGG from the coding sequence ATGATCGTCGACCGCCAAGGCCGGCGCTTGCGCAACCTTCGCGTAAGCCTTACTTCCGCCTGCAACTATGCGTGCACCTACTGCGTGCCCGACGGCAAGCGCCTGGTCGCCGCCCAGCATGAGCTGTCGGCCGAAGCGCTGGGCCGCGGCGTGGCCTATCTGATCGAGGCAGCGGGCATCGAGCGTCTGCGTATCACCGGTGGCGAGCCGCTGATCAGCCCCAAGCTCGACGCCCTGCTCGAAGCCGTGGCTCCTCTCGGGTTGCAGGACATCAGCCTGACCACCAACGGCCAATTGCTGGCGCGCAAGCTCCCGGTGTTGCTGGCCGCCGGCATTCGGCGGATCAACGTCTCGCTGGACACCCTCGACGCCACGGCATTTCGCGCGATCGCCCGCGGCGGCGATCTGGCCACGGTGCTCGCAGGCATCGAACAAGCGGCCGCCGCTGGCCTGCGCATCAAGATCAACATGGTGCCGCTGCGCGGGCAGAACCTCGATCAGGTCCTGCCACTACTGGACTACTGCCTGGCGCGCGGCTTCGAACTGCGCTTCATCGAGTTGATGCGCATGGGCCACCTGGCCCGCGACGGCAAGGCCTTCAACCAGCAGTTCGCCAGCCTCGAGCAGCTGCTCGAGCTGATTGGCCAGCGCCATCCATTTCAGCAGGCCGAAGCGCCGCTGGACGCGACTGCGCTGCGCTATGAAATCCCCGGCAAAGGTTTTTTTGGTGTGATTGCCAATGAAAGCGTGCCGTTCTGCCGGACTTGTTCGCGGCTACGGCTGTCGTCCACCGGCTGGCTGCATGGCTGCCTGTCGTCGAGCAATCGTCATCAGGTTGGCGACCTGTTCGACAAACCGCGCCATCAAGCGTTGCCGGCGCTGCAACGGCTGTTGGTGCAGGCCTTGGCCGACAAGCAGGAGCTGGCCTTTTCCGGGGGGGCGACGGTCATGAAGGTGATCGGCGGCTAG